Proteins encoded in a region of the Streptomyces violaceoruber genome:
- a CDS encoding MBL fold metallo-hydrolase: MAAFRSPSPGFSVPRPAAFGADPSGERMARIRRSPHFRDGVFQNPGGTARTRPSGSAAEFAKIYFNKEARLRRSPQGPVPVHATTLADLARPPATGLRLTWMGHSSVLAEIDGQRVLFDPVWGERCSPFPFAGPKRLHPVPLPLAALGPVDVVVISHDHYDHLDMPTIKALAGTDTVFAVPLGVGGHLEHWGVSPDRLRELDWHESTRVGGLTLTATPARHFCGRGLRNTQHTLWASWVVAGAEHRVYHSGDTGYFDGFRDIGAAHGPFDATMIQLGAYAEFWPDIHMTPEEGVRAHLDLQGGGPHGALLPIHWGTFNLAPHAWAEPGEWTKDAAEEAGQPVAFPRPGEPFEPAGELPGEAWWRAVSQPIAHPWRRLETARSAAGKSRSELGLAGEG; this comes from the coding sequence GTGGCCGCTTTCCGTTCCCCGAGTCCCGGGTTCAGCGTGCCCCGGCCCGCGGCCTTCGGCGCCGACCCGAGCGGTGAGCGCATGGCGCGCATCCGCAGATCGCCGCACTTCCGCGACGGCGTCTTCCAGAACCCCGGAGGCACGGCACGGACCCGGCCCTCCGGATCGGCCGCCGAATTCGCCAAGATCTACTTCAACAAGGAGGCGCGGCTGCGCCGGTCCCCGCAGGGACCGGTCCCGGTACACGCCACCACCCTGGCCGACCTCGCCCGGCCGCCCGCCACCGGGCTCCGGCTGACCTGGATGGGCCACTCCAGCGTGCTCGCCGAGATCGACGGGCAGCGCGTGCTCTTCGACCCGGTGTGGGGCGAGCGCTGCTCCCCCTTCCCCTTCGCCGGCCCCAAGCGCCTGCATCCGGTCCCGCTGCCACTGGCCGCCCTGGGCCCGGTCGACGTGGTCGTCATCTCCCACGACCACTACGACCACCTGGACATGCCCACCATCAAGGCACTGGCCGGCACGGACACCGTGTTCGCCGTGCCGCTCGGCGTCGGCGGCCACCTCGAACACTGGGGTGTCTCCCCCGACCGGCTGCGCGAGCTGGACTGGCACGAGTCGACGCGCGTCGGCGGCCTCACCCTCACCGCCACCCCGGCCCGGCACTTCTGCGGGCGCGGGCTGCGCAACACCCAGCACACCCTCTGGGCGTCCTGGGTCGTCGCCGGTGCCGAGCACCGCGTGTACCACAGCGGTGACACCGGCTACTTCGACGGATTCCGCGACATCGGCGCCGCGCACGGCCCCTTCGACGCCACGATGATCCAGCTCGGGGCGTACGCCGAGTTCTGGCCGGACATCCACATGACGCCCGAGGAGGGCGTCCGTGCCCACCTCGACCTCCAGGGCGGCGGTCCGCACGGCGCCCTGCTGCCGATCCACTGGGGCACCTTCAACCTGGCGCCGCACGCGTGGGCGGAGCCGGGGGAGTGGACGAAGGACGCGGCCGAGGAGGCCGGTCAGCCGGTGGCGTTCCCGCGGCCGGGGGAGCCGTTCGAGCCGGCGGGGGAGCTGCCGGGGGAGGCGTGGTGGCGGGCGGTCTCCCAGCCGATCGCCCACCCGTGGCGGCGCCTCGAGACCGCTCGCAGTGCGGCCGGGAAGAGCAGGAGCGAGCTCGGGCTCGCGGGCGAGGGCTGA
- a CDS encoding TetR/AcrR family transcriptional regulator → MGRVRLSVAERREELLGAAIEQISARGVAALRIADVAAALGVSNALVLYHFSTKERLVAAAFTRAAEDDLAQLRGLLARRTSALRRLRAAVRWYAPTGPAKGWRLWIEGWAAAPREPALREVTRELDRQWKAAIAEVIAEGVAAGEFSCAEPDAAALRLTALLDGLAVQLTSYTGTVSRARAQEWVDDALARELGLERAALTPTRR, encoded by the coding sequence GTGGGGAGAGTGCGGTTGAGCGTGGCGGAGCGGCGCGAGGAGCTGCTGGGCGCCGCCATCGAGCAGATATCGGCGCGGGGCGTGGCGGCGTTGCGGATCGCCGACGTGGCCGCGGCGCTCGGCGTCAGCAACGCCCTGGTGCTCTACCACTTCTCCACGAAGGAGCGCCTGGTCGCCGCCGCGTTCACGCGTGCCGCCGAGGACGACCTCGCCCAGCTGCGGGGGCTGCTCGCCCGTCGCACGTCGGCGCTGCGCCGGCTGCGGGCGGCCGTGCGGTGGTACGCGCCGACCGGGCCGGCCAAGGGCTGGCGGCTGTGGATCGAGGGCTGGGCGGCGGCGCCGCGCGAGCCCGCGCTGCGGGAGGTCACCCGCGAGCTGGACCGCCAGTGGAAGGCGGCGATCGCCGAGGTCATCGCCGAGGGCGTGGCCGCCGGTGAGTTCTCCTGCGCCGAGCCGGACGCCGCGGCCCTGCGGCTGACGGCGTTGCTGGACGGGCTGGCGGTGCAGCTCACCTCGTACACGGGCACGGTGTCGCGGGCCCGGGCGCAGGAGTGGGTGGACGACGCCCTGGCCCGGGAACTGGGCCTGGAGCGGGCGGCGTTGACACCGACGCGGCGCTAG
- a CDS encoding SGNH/GDSL hydrolase family protein → MIGSYVAVGDSFTEGVGDPGPDGAFVGWADRLAVLLADRRPEGDFTYTNLAVRGRLLDQIVAEQVPRVVGLAPDLVSFAAGGNDIIRPGTDPDEVAERFELAVAALTAAAGTVLVTTGFDTRGVPVLKHLRGKIATYNGHVRAIADRYGCPVLDLWSLRSVQDRRAWDADRLHLSPEGHTRVALRAGQALGLRVPADPDQPWPPLPPRGTLDVRRDDVHWAREYLVPWIGRRLRGESSGDHVTAKGTLSPDAIKTRIAAVA, encoded by the coding sequence GTGATCGGGTCGTACGTGGCGGTGGGGGACAGCTTCACCGAGGGCGTCGGCGACCCCGGCCCCGACGGGGCGTTCGTCGGCTGGGCCGACCGGCTCGCCGTACTGCTCGCGGACCGGCGCCCCGAGGGCGACTTCACGTACACGAACCTCGCCGTGCGCGGCAGGCTCCTCGACCAGATCGTGGCGGAACAGGTCCCGCGGGTCGTCGGACTCGCGCCCGACCTCGTCTCGTTCGCGGCGGGCGGCAACGACATCATCCGGCCCGGCACCGATCCCGACGAGGTCGCCGAGCGGTTCGAGCTGGCGGTGGCCGCGCTGACCGCCGCGGCCGGAACCGTCCTGGTAACCACCGGGTTCGACACCCGGGGGGTACCCGTCCTCAAGCACCTGCGCGGCAAGATCGCCACGTACAACGGGCACGTCCGCGCCATCGCCGACCGCTACGGCTGCCCGGTCCTCGACCTGTGGTCGCTGCGGAGCGTCCAGGACCGCAGGGCGTGGGACGCCGACCGGCTGCACCTGTCGCCGGAGGGGCACACCCGGGTGGCGCTGCGCGCGGGGCAGGCCCTGGGCCTGCGCGTCCCGGCCGACCCTGACCAGCCCTGGCCGCCCCTGCCGCCGCGCGGCACGCTCGACGTCCGGCGCGACGACGTGCACTGGGCGCGCGAGTACCTGGTGCCGTGGATCGGGCGCCGGCTGCGGGGCGAGTCGTCGGGCGACCACGTGACGGCCAAGGGGACGCTGTCGCCGGACGCCATCAAGACGCGGATCGCCGCGGTGGCCTGA
- a CDS encoding M23 family metallopeptidase: protein MPAKGKHRRTRAMRLTRTIAVAGTGGAALALPLMGAAAANAAPAHSVSEQAVQSVPASAKKAAAEKNSDSRTYTVKSGDYLSKIADEQDVDGGWKKLYADNREAVGSDPSLIHPGLKLSIDGQAAKPSAPSSAQSQKPAQKSAEKPAEKTAAKPAQKSTDAEKASSSDTGSQSTGTTSGYTSPVAGGTVGTPYHQSGSMWSSGYHTGTDFVVPTGTSLKAVGAGTVVSAGWGGAYGNQVVIQLADGHYAQYAHLSSLSVSTGQSVTAGQQVGLSGATGNVTGPHLHFEIRTTPDYGSDIDPLAFLRSHGVSV from the coding sequence ATGCCCGCGAAGGGTAAGCACCGCCGTACCAGGGCCATGCGCCTGACCCGCACCATCGCCGTCGCCGGGACCGGTGGCGCCGCGCTCGCGCTCCCGCTGATGGGTGCCGCCGCCGCCAACGCCGCTCCCGCGCACTCCGTTTCCGAGCAGGCCGTGCAGTCCGTTCCGGCGTCCGCCAAGAAGGCCGCCGCCGAGAAGAACTCCGACTCGCGCACCTACACCGTGAAGAGCGGCGACTACCTCTCGAAGATCGCCGACGAGCAGGACGTCGACGGCGGCTGGAAGAAGCTCTACGCGGACAACCGCGAGGCCGTCGGTTCCGACCCGTCGCTGATCCACCCCGGTCTCAAGCTCTCGATCGACGGCCAGGCCGCCAAGCCGTCGGCGCCGTCCTCCGCGCAGTCGCAGAAGCCCGCGCAGAAGTCCGCCGAGAAGCCTGCGGAGAAGACCGCCGCGAAGCCGGCCCAGAAGTCGACGGACGCCGAGAAGGCCTCCTCCTCGGACACCGGCAGCCAGTCCACGGGCACCACCAGCGGCTACACCTCCCCCGTCGCGGGCGGCACCGTCGGCACCCCGTACCACCAGTCCGGCAGCATGTGGTCCAGCGGCTACCACACCGGCACCGACTTCGTCGTCCCGACCGGCACCTCCCTCAAGGCCGTCGGCGCGGGCACCGTCGTCTCCGCCGGCTGGGGCGGCGCGTACGGCAACCAGGTCGTCATCCAGCTCGCCGACGGCCACTACGCCCAGTACGCCCACCTCTCCTCGCTCTCCGTCTCCACCGGTCAGTCGGTGACGGCGGGTCAGCAGGTCGGCCTCTCGGGTGCCACCGGCAACGTGACCGGCCCGCACCTGCACTTCGAGATCCGCACCACGCCGGACTACGGCTCGGACATCGACCCGCTGGCGTTCCTGCGCTCGCACGGCGTCTCCGTCTGA
- a CDS encoding tyrosine-protein phosphatase, translating into MTQQVPSTEPELTGVRNFRDVGGLPTVDGRRVRQGVLFRSGHLAHATGEDAAFLASLGLHTIFDFRNAADQKLEGPDVDLPGVRNVNLPLSDPADGAEFWKMVRDGDLDQLREILADGKAADRMIGSYRAIVTERTAEHSRILHALAEDSVPALMHCAAGKDRAGLSIAVTLLALGVEREAVVEDYLKSNAAHRRYKVRRSGSAASAYSPEVMELLSPLFDARAEYLAAAFETVEETWGGVDAYLEQGLRLTPATRERLRERMLD; encoded by the coding sequence GTGACGCAGCAGGTCCCGTCGACCGAACCCGAGCTGACCGGCGTGCGCAACTTCCGGGACGTGGGCGGACTGCCGACCGTGGACGGGCGGCGGGTGCGGCAGGGGGTGCTGTTCCGCAGCGGTCACCTGGCTCACGCCACCGGGGAGGACGCCGCGTTCCTGGCCTCGCTGGGCCTGCACACGATCTTCGACTTCCGCAACGCGGCCGACCAGAAGCTCGAGGGCCCGGACGTCGACCTGCCGGGCGTGCGCAATGTGAACCTGCCGCTGAGCGACCCGGCCGACGGCGCCGAGTTCTGGAAGATGGTCCGTGACGGCGACCTCGACCAGCTGCGCGAGATCCTGGCCGACGGCAAGGCCGCGGACCGGATGATCGGCTCCTACCGCGCGATCGTCACGGAGCGCACCGCGGAGCACTCCCGCATCCTGCACGCGCTCGCCGAGGACAGCGTCCCGGCCCTGATGCACTGCGCCGCCGGAAAGGACCGCGCGGGCCTGTCGATCGCCGTCACGCTGCTCGCCCTGGGTGTCGAGCGCGAGGCCGTCGTCGAGGACTACCTGAAGTCGAACGCCGCGCACCGCCGCTACAAGGTGCGCCGCAGCGGTTCCGCGGCCTCGGCCTACTCCCCCGAGGTCATGGAGCTGCTCAGCCCTCTGTTCGACGCGCGCGCCGAGTACCTGGCGGCGGCCTTCGAGACCGTCGAGGAGACGTGGGGCGGCGTCGACGCCTATCTGGAGCAGGGCCTGCGCCTCACTCCCGCGACCCGGGAGCGGCTGCGCGAGCGGATGCTGGACTGA
- a CDS encoding DUF6126 family protein, whose product MSTMQEKFPRALWVRLIVYIALGHVFGGFLYLLFEVGAK is encoded by the coding sequence ATGAGCACCATGCAGGAGAAGTTCCCGCGCGCCCTGTGGGTGCGGCTGATCGTCTACATCGCCCTGGGGCACGTCTTCGGCGGCTTCCTCTACCTGCTGTTCGAGGTGGGCGCCAAGTAG
- a CDS encoding helix-turn-helix domain-containing protein, with protein sequence MSSSETGPAEGAVAAVAPQLRELRRRAALTLEAAARAAGLSPAHLSRLETGQRQPSLPMLLSLARVYGTTVAELLGESAADRDAVVRAADMEPTAAGGWTYWRAGAPGCGMQALRVQVPYGSQGDVVRVHPGEEWLHVLRGRLRLRLGDTEHRLTAGDSAHFDSMTPHRIAAQDPDGVELLFVHTLLQSPTAALCLGPTPGETP encoded by the coding sequence ATGAGCTCCTCCGAGACCGGCCCCGCCGAGGGGGCGGTCGCCGCCGTCGCGCCCCAGCTGCGTGAGCTGCGGCGGCGGGCCGCCCTCACCCTGGAGGCCGCCGCCCGCGCCGCAGGGCTCTCGCCCGCCCACCTCTCCCGCCTGGAGACCGGGCAGCGCCAGCCCTCGCTGCCGATGCTGCTCTCCCTCGCCCGGGTCTACGGTACGACCGTCGCCGAGCTGCTGGGCGAGTCGGCCGCGGACCGGGACGCCGTCGTGCGCGCCGCCGACATGGAACCCACCGCCGCGGGCGGCTGGACGTACTGGCGGGCCGGAGCGCCGGGCTGCGGCATGCAGGCCCTGCGCGTCCAGGTTCCGTACGGCTCCCAGGGCGACGTCGTGCGGGTGCACCCCGGCGAGGAGTGGCTGCACGTCCTGCGGGGCCGGCTGCGACTGCGCCTCGGGGACACCGAGCACCGGCTCACCGCGGGGGACAGCGCCCACTTCGACTCGATGACCCCGCACCGGATCGCCGCGCAGGACCCCGACGGGGTCGAGCTGCTGTTCGTCCACACCCTGCTGCAGAGCCCGACGGCCGCCCTGTGCCTCGGCCCGACCCCTGGAGAGACGCCATGA
- a CDS encoding aspartate aminotransferase family protein — MTKEFDLAALLAERGAERYELHARHLNHQLPRMLHTIGFDKVYERAEGAHFWDADGNDYLDMLAGFAVMGLGRHHPVVRKALHDVLDASLADLTRFDCPLLPGLLAEKLLSYSPHLDRVFFGNSGTEAVETALKFARYATGRQRILYCPHAFHGLTAGSLSVNGEDGFRKGFAPLLPDTAVPLGDLDALARELKKGDVAALIVEPVQGKGVHEAPPGYLLAAQELLHRHKALLIADEVQTGLGRTGKFYAYQHSDGVEPDLVCVAKALSGGYVPVGATLGKDWIFQKVYSSMDRVQVHSASFGSNAQAMAAGLAVLSVMENEEIVANAAAVGERLKSRLAELVDRYELLADVRGRGLMIGIEFGRPRSLKLRSRWTMLQAARKGLFAQMVVVPLLQRHRILTQVSGDHLEVIKLIPPLIVDTDDADRFVDAFTEVMEDAHHGGGLMWDFGKTLVKQAVANR; from the coding sequence ATGACCAAGGAGTTCGACCTCGCCGCGCTCTTGGCCGAGCGCGGGGCCGAGCGGTACGAGCTGCACGCCAGGCACCTCAACCACCAGCTGCCGCGCATGCTGCACACCATCGGCTTCGACAAGGTCTACGAGCGGGCCGAGGGCGCGCACTTCTGGGACGCGGACGGCAACGACTACCTGGACATGCTCGCCGGGTTCGCGGTGATGGGCCTGGGCCGCCACCACCCGGTCGTCCGCAAGGCGCTGCACGACGTGCTCGACGCCTCGCTCGCCGACCTGACCCGCTTCGACTGCCCGCTGCTGCCGGGCCTGCTGGCCGAGAAGCTGCTCTCCTACAGCCCGCACCTGGACCGCGTCTTCTTCGGCAACAGCGGCACCGAGGCCGTCGAGACCGCGCTGAAGTTCGCCCGGTACGCGACCGGCAGACAGCGGATCCTGTACTGCCCGCACGCCTTCCACGGACTGACGGCCGGCTCCCTCTCCGTCAACGGAGAGGACGGCTTCCGCAAGGGCTTCGCACCGCTGCTGCCCGACACCGCCGTCCCGCTCGGCGACCTCGACGCCCTGGCGCGGGAGCTGAAGAAGGGCGACGTGGCCGCCCTGATCGTGGAGCCGGTCCAGGGCAAGGGCGTGCACGAGGCCCCGCCCGGCTACCTGCTCGCCGCGCAGGAGCTGCTGCACCGGCACAAGGCGCTGCTGATCGCCGACGAGGTGCAGACGGGCCTCGGCCGGACCGGCAAGTTCTACGCCTACCAGCACTCGGACGGGGTGGAGCCCGACCTGGTCTGCGTGGCCAAGGCGCTGTCCGGCGGATACGTCCCGGTGGGGGCCACCCTGGGCAAGGACTGGATCTTCCAGAAGGTGTACTCCTCGATGGACCGCGTGCAGGTCCACTCGGCGAGCTTCGGGTCCAACGCACAGGCCATGGCCGCCGGGCTCGCGGTGCTGTCGGTGATGGAGAACGAGGAGATCGTCGCGAACGCCGCGGCGGTGGGGGAGCGGCTGAAGTCCCGGCTTGCGGAGCTGGTGGACCGCTACGAGCTGCTCGCCGACGTCCGGGGCCGCGGACTGATGATCGGCATCGAGTTCGGCCGGCCCAGGTCCCTGAAGCTGCGCAGCCGCTGGACGATGCTACAGGCGGCGCGGAAGGGACTGTTCGCGCAGATGGTGGTCGTGCCGCTGCTGCAACGGCACCGGATCCTGACCCAGGTGTCCGGCGACCACCTGGAGGTGATCAAGCTGATCCCGCCGCTGATCGTCGACACCGACGACGCCGACCGGTTCGTCGACGCCTTCACGGAGGTGATGGAGGACGCGCACCATGGCGGTGGCCTGATGTGGGACTTCGGGAAGACCCTGGTCAAGCAGGCGGTGGCCAACCGCTGA
- the dxs gene encoding 1-deoxy-D-xylulose-5-phosphate synthase yields MTILENIRGPRDLKALSEAELGELSDEIRDFLVHAVARTGGHLGPNLGVVELTVALHRVFESPDDRILWDTGHQSYVHKLLTGRQDFSKLRSKGGLSGYPSREESAHDVIENSHASTVLGWADGLAKARQVQGERSHVVAVIGDGALTGGMAWEALNNIAAARDRPLIIVVNDNERSYAPTIGGLANHLATLRTTDGYERALAWGKDVLQRTPVVGHTVYEALHGAKKGFKDAFAPQGLFEDLGLKYLGPIDGHDIGAVESALRRAKRFHGPVLVHCLTEKGRGYEPALRDEEDHFHTVGVMDPLTCEPLGPAGGPSWTSVFGEEIVRIGEERADVVAITAAMLHPVGLAPFAERFPDRVWDVGIAEQHAAVSAAGLATGGLHPVVAVYATFLNRAFDQLLMDVALHRCGVTFVLDRAGVTGVDGASHNGMWDMSVLQVVPGLRIAAPRDADQLRAQLREAVAVDDAPTLLRFPKESVGPAVPAVDRIGGLDVLHAANRSEVLLVAVGVMAPVCLGAAELLEARGIGCTVVDPRWVKPVDPALAPLAARHRLVAVVEDNSRAAGVGSAVALALGDAEVDVPVRRFGIPEQFLAHAKRAEVLADIGLTPVDVAGRIAASLALAEPAGDRAGGPAVEQPGDGRMSGDGRIVMPAQGEN; encoded by the coding sequence GTGACGATTCTGGAGAACATCCGGGGACCACGCGACCTGAAGGCGCTGTCCGAGGCGGAACTCGGTGAACTGTCCGACGAGATACGTGACTTCCTGGTGCACGCGGTCGCCCGCACCGGCGGTCACCTCGGACCCAACCTCGGCGTGGTGGAACTCACCGTCGCCCTGCACCGGGTCTTCGAGTCGCCGGACGACCGCATCCTGTGGGACACCGGCCATCAGAGCTATGTGCACAAACTCCTGACCGGACGTCAGGACTTCTCCAAGCTGCGGAGCAAGGGCGGCCTGTCCGGCTACCCCTCGCGCGAGGAGTCCGCGCACGACGTCATCGAGAACAGCCACGCCTCCACCGTCCTCGGCTGGGCCGACGGCCTCGCCAAGGCCCGCCAGGTGCAGGGGGAGCGCAGCCACGTCGTCGCCGTCATCGGTGACGGCGCGCTCACCGGCGGCATGGCCTGGGAGGCGCTGAACAACATCGCGGCGGCCAGGGACCGGCCACTGATCATCGTCGTCAACGACAACGAACGCTCGTACGCGCCGACCATCGGCGGCCTCGCCAACCACCTGGCGACCCTGCGCACCACCGACGGCTACGAGCGGGCCCTGGCCTGGGGCAAGGACGTGCTCCAGCGCACGCCCGTGGTGGGCCACACCGTCTACGAGGCCCTGCACGGCGCCAAGAAGGGCTTCAAGGACGCCTTCGCCCCGCAGGGGCTCTTCGAGGACCTGGGACTGAAGTACCTCGGTCCGATCGACGGGCACGACATCGGCGCCGTCGAGTCGGCGCTCCGCCGCGCGAAGCGCTTCCACGGCCCGGTGCTCGTGCACTGCCTCACCGAGAAGGGCCGCGGCTACGAGCCCGCCCTGCGCGACGAGGAGGACCACTTCCACACGGTCGGCGTGATGGACCCGCTCACCTGCGAGCCGCTCGGCCCGGCGGGCGGGCCGTCCTGGACCTCCGTGTTCGGTGAGGAGATCGTCCGGATCGGCGAGGAGCGCGCGGACGTGGTGGCGATCACCGCGGCCATGCTGCACCCGGTCGGTCTCGCCCCTTTCGCCGAACGGTTCCCCGACCGGGTCTGGGACGTCGGCATCGCCGAGCAGCACGCCGCCGTCTCCGCCGCCGGCCTCGCCACCGGCGGACTGCACCCGGTCGTCGCCGTCTACGCCACCTTCCTCAACCGCGCCTTCGACCAGCTCCTGATGGACGTGGCCCTGCACCGCTGCGGCGTCACCTTCGTCCTGGACCGGGCCGGCGTCACCGGCGTCGACGGCGCCTCGCACAACGGCATGTGGGACATGTCCGTCCTCCAGGTCGTCCCCGGACTGCGGATCGCCGCCCCGCGCGACGCCGACCAGCTGCGCGCCCAGCTGCGCGAGGCGGTCGCCGTGGACGACGCGCCGACGCTGCTGCGCTTCCCGAAGGAGTCCGTCGGCCCCGCCGTACCCGCCGTCGACCGGATCGGCGGCCTGGACGTCCTGCACGCCGCCAACCGGTCCGAGGTGCTGCTCGTGGCGGTGGGCGTGATGGCACCCGTCTGCCTCGGGGCCGCCGAACTCCTCGAGGCCCGCGGCATCGGCTGCACCGTCGTCGACCCGCGCTGGGTCAAGCCGGTCGACCCGGCGCTCGCACCGCTCGCGGCCCGGCACCGGCTGGTCGCCGTGGTCGAGGACAACAGCCGGGCCGCCGGGGTCGGTTCCGCGGTGGCGCTGGCGCTCGGCGACGCCGAGGTCGACGTCCCCGTGCGCCGCTTCGGCATCCCCGAGCAGTTCCTCGCGCACGCCAAGCGCGCCGAGGTGCTCGCGGACATCGGCCTCACCCCGGTCGACGTCGCCGGGCGGATCGCCGCGAGTCTGGCCCTCGCCGAGCCGGCCGGGGACCGGGCGGGTGGACCGGCAGTGGAACAGCCCGGCGACGGACGGATGTCCGGCGACGGACGGATCGTCATGCCAGCGCAAGGAGAGAACTGA
- the ispG gene encoding flavodoxin-dependent (E)-4-hydroxy-3-methylbut-2-enyl-diphosphate synthase, producing MTAIPLGLPGVPVRPIAERRVSRRIQVGPVAVGGGAPVSVQSMTTTRTSDIGATLQQIAELTASGCQIVRVACPTQDDADALPVIARKSQIPVIADIHFQPKYVFAAIEAGCAAVRVNPGNIKQFDDKVKEIAKAAKDHGTPIRIGVNAGSLDRRLLQKYGRATPEALAESALWEASLFEEHDFRDIKISVKHNDPVVMVEAYRQLAAQCDYPLHLGVTEAGPAFQGTIKSAVAFGALLSQGIGDTIRVSLSAPPVEEIKVGIQILQSLGLRERRLEIVSCPSCGRAQVDVYKLAEEVTAGLEGMEVPLRVAVMGCVVNGPGEAREADLGVASGNGKGQIFVKGEVVKTVPESKIVETLIEEAMRIAEQMEKDGASGAPAVTVS from the coding sequence GTGACCGCCATCCCCTTGGGGCTCCCCGGGGTACCGGTCCGGCCGATCGCCGAGCGGCGCGTGTCGCGGCGGATCCAGGTCGGGCCGGTGGCGGTCGGGGGCGGGGCTCCGGTGTCGGTGCAGTCGATGACGACCACCCGTACGTCCGACATCGGGGCCACGCTCCAGCAGATCGCCGAGCTGACGGCGTCGGGCTGCCAGATCGTCCGGGTGGCCTGCCCCACCCAGGACGACGCCGACGCGCTGCCCGTCATCGCGAGGAAGTCGCAGATCCCGGTGATCGCGGACATCCACTTCCAGCCCAAGTACGTCTTCGCCGCGATCGAGGCCGGCTGCGCGGCGGTCCGGGTGAACCCGGGCAACATCAAGCAGTTCGACGACAAGGTCAAGGAGATCGCCAAGGCGGCGAAGGACCACGGCACGCCCATCCGCATCGGTGTGAACGCCGGCTCCCTCGACCGCCGCCTGCTCCAGAAGTACGGCAGGGCGACCCCCGAGGCCCTCGCCGAGTCCGCCCTCTGGGAGGCGTCGCTCTTCGAGGAGCACGACTTCCGCGACATCAAGATCTCGGTCAAGCACAACGACCCGGTCGTCATGGTCGAGGCCTACCGCCAGCTCGCCGCCCAGTGCGACTACCCGCTGCACCTGGGGGTGACGGAGGCCGGGCCCGCGTTCCAGGGCACCATCAAGTCCGCCGTCGCCTTCGGCGCGCTGCTCTCGCAGGGCATCGGCGACACCATCCGGGTGTCGCTCAGCGCCCCGCCGGTCGAGGAGATCAAGGTCGGCATCCAGATCCTCCAGTCGCTGGGGCTGAGGGAACGCCGGCTGGAGATCGTCTCCTGCCCGTCCTGCGGCCGCGCCCAGGTCGACGTCTACAAGCTGGCCGAGGAGGTCACCGCCGGGCTGGAGGGCATGGAGGTGCCGCTGCGCGTGGCCGTCATGGGCTGCGTCGTCAACGGCCCCGGTGAGGCCCGCGAGGCGGACCTCGGCGTCGCCTCCGGCAACGGCAAGGGGCAGATCTTCGTCAAGGGCGAGGTCGTCAAGACCGTGCCCGAGTCGAAGATCGTGGAGACCCTCATCGAGGAGGCGATGAGGATCGCGGAGCAGATGGAGAAGGACGGCGCCTCGGGGGCGCCGGCCGTCACCGTGAGCTGA
- the hpnH gene encoding adenosyl-hopene transferase HpnH, producing MAMPLRQSIKVATYLAEQKIRRRDKFPLIVELEPLFACNLACEGCGKIQHPAGVLKQRMPVAQAVGAVLESGAPMVSIAGGEPLMHPQIDEIVRQLVAKRKYVFLCTNAMLMRKKMDKFKPSPYFAFAVHIDGLRERHDESVAKEGVFDEAVEAIKEAKRRGFRVTTNSTFFNTDTPQTIVEVLNFLNDDLKVDEMMISPAYAYEKAPDQEHFLGVEQTRELFKKAFSGGNRARWRLNHSPLFLDFLEGKVDFPCTAWAIPNYSLFGWQRPCYLMSDGYVPTYRELIEETDWDKYGRGKDPRCDNCMAHCGYEPTAVLATMGSLKESLRAMRETVSGNRE from the coding sequence ATGGCCATGCCGCTGCGCCAGTCCATCAAGGTCGCTACATACCTGGCCGAACAGAAGATTCGCCGACGGGACAAGTTCCCGCTCATCGTGGAGCTGGAACCGCTCTTCGCCTGCAACCTGGCGTGCGAGGGATGCGGCAAGATCCAGCACCCCGCCGGTGTGCTCAAGCAGCGCATGCCGGTCGCACAGGCCGTCGGGGCGGTGCTGGAATCGGGCGCGCCGATGGTCTCCATCGCCGGCGGCGAGCCCCTGATGCACCCGCAGATCGACGAGATCGTCCGGCAGTTGGTGGCCAAGCGGAAGTACGTCTTCCTCTGCACCAACGCCATGCTCATGCGCAAGAAGATGGACAAGTTCAAGCCCTCGCCGTACTTCGCCTTCGCGGTGCACATCGACGGACTGCGCGAGCGGCACGACGAGTCCGTGGCGAAGGAGGGCGTGTTCGACGAGGCCGTGGAGGCCATCAAGGAGGCCAAGCGGCGCGGCTTCCGGGTGACCACCAACTCGACCTTCTTCAACACCGACACCCCGCAGACCATCGTCGAGGTGCTCAACTTCCTCAACGACGACCTCAAGGTCGACGAGATGATGATCTCGCCCGCCTACGCCTACGAGAAGGCACCCGACCAGGAGCACTTCCTGGGCGTGGAGCAGACCCGCGAGCTGTTCAAGAAGGCCTTCTCGGGCGGCAACCGGGCCCGCTGGCGGCTCAACCACTCCCCGCTGTTCCTCGACTTCCTCGAGGGCAAGGTCGACTTCCCGTGCACCGCGTGGGCGATCCCGAACTACTCCCTCTTCGGCTGGCAGCGCCCCTGCTACCTGATGAGCGACGGCTACGTCCCGACGTACCGGGAGCTGATCGAGGAGACCGACTGGGACAAGTACGGCCGCGGCAAGGACCCGCGCTGCGACAACTGCATGGCGCACTGCGGCTACGAGCCCACCGCCGTCCTGGCCACCATGGGCTCGCTCAAGGAGTCCCTGCGCGCCATGCGGGAGACGGTCTCCGGGAACCGGGAGTGA